The genomic region AAACTGTGAAAAACAGCAAGCCGTACTTCATCAAACACCAATCTATCTGATTGCAGATTATAACATTTCTCTCTTTGGTGCTGCGCGTTATATTCAACTAATGATCTGAGGGTATCCTTCCTTATGATACAGTTGTTGCGCACGGTGTTCACTTGCAAAAATAGTTGCAAGCAGCCGATCTTTTTTTGGTGTGATTAATGTATCTTGTTCTTCAAGTTTTAATAACAATTCATTGTTCATTACAAGGTCTTGCTTAATATCCACATAAAATGAATGTGGTAAATTGGTTGCTGCAATATCCACAAACAAGCAATATCGCTCAACAAGCGTAATATACAAATCATTTAAATCATCAAAATCATGAATGATTTTATGATCCATAAGCACTGACAATTGTTCTGCTATCATTTTTACTGATCGCCATGTATCAATTCCATCTTCCGGGTTCCAAATCAATTTATTCAGTGCAACCTCCAAAAAAACAAGCGTTGTTTTTCTGAGGTCTGCTATCACACCTTCTTGCTCATGTGCATGAATCCCTAACGTACTAAAAATATCTTGCGAAAGATCATTAAAAAAAAGTGATGGATTAGCTTTAAAAAAAGAATATTTATGCAAAAATGAATTGTATAAAAGTGTATTTACATTCTCTTGTAATGTATGTAGCTCCGGTCGCTGAGCAACAACAAAATAAGATTGCATCAAATCTGGTAACTGTTTTAATGCATGGCAAAACACCGATGCATTAATATAGGTTGATGATTTTAATTTATTAGCAAATAAACGCATCACATGTTGTACATATGAATGTGGTTGATGTAGCTGCTTTCCATACTGTAAAAACTGGATAACATGATCAAGATCATTGGGAAGCACCTCATCCGCATACTCTTTTTGATTGTACACATCACAGACAAACTGATTAAATCCAGTGGCCGAAAGATCAATAGGTGCTAACAGTTTTTGATATTGATTTGCAAACTCATCATGCACCGGCGCAACTGCACACTCACATTTTGTTGTTATTACCATTGCATATACTAAAAAAGTGAGTAGTTTTGTTTTCATCAATGCACTCCTTGTGCTACATTAGATTCTGACATTGAAATTATCTCTATTGAAACAAAAGTTTAGCATGAAACTCTTTTATTATTCAAGGATATCAGGGTGGCATTATATTTTTATCAAGCTTACTCCAAAGAGGGTAAAACCGTAAACGGACAAATCGACGCGTCTTCACTGCAGCAAGTCAAAGAACAGCTCAGTCGACAAGGACTGTTTCCTATCTCTATCTCGTCGCAAGCTCAAGGAGGAGTGTATGCAAGCATACAACGACTGTTTGCAAGAAAAGTATCAACAAAAGAAATCATCCTATTTTCAAAACAGTTAGCGGTGATGCTCCGCTCGGGAGTACCATTGCTACAAGCGCTTGAACTACTCACTGACCATTTTACTGGTACCTTGCAAACAACGATTATCAAAGTAAAAGATGAAATCAAAGAAGGAAGCTCGCTTGCTGATGCACTCAAAAAATATCCACAAACATTTGATAGCACCTACGTACAACTCGTGCGTGCTGGAGAGGCCAGTGGTAAACTAGAAAAAATTTTAGAGCGTCTAACCGAATTACTTGAACGTCGTGCAGTAATCAGCGGCAAAATTAAAGAAGCGCTTTTGATGCCAGCGATTCAACTTTTTGTAGCAACAGCTGTTGTTATCTTTTTAATGGTAAAAGTGGTGCCAACACTTGGCTCAACCTTTGAATCACAAGGCAAAGAGCTGCCTGGCCCAACACAATTTTTAATGGCAATATCTAACTTTATAGTCAATTATTACCTATTTTTAATCATCTTTATAATTCTTACAATCGTTGGTTTTATTTATTGGCGATCAACCCCATCAGGTAAAAAAACAATTGATACCATAATCTTGCGCATCCCTTATATTCGTTATTTTGCACGAACATCCGCAGTGGTACAATTTAGCCAAACGCTCGGTATGTTACTTGAAAGTGGTGTTAATTTAGCAGAATCTCTTGATATCGTTTGCCATATTATCAACAATCGTGTGCTCGCTGATGCACTCAATGAAGCGCGCGACAAAATCATAAAGCAGGGTAAAATAGCACAATATTTAAAACAGACTAAAATGTTTCCTCCAATCGCAATTTATCTAATACAGACGGGAGAGCAAACCGGTAAGCTTGACGCGATGTTACTGACCGTTGCAAGTAATTATGAAAAAGAGCTGGCTACAGAAATAGATAAAATGACCACATTTTTTAATGTTGGTTTAATGTTTGGTATGGCTATAGTTGTAGGATTTATTGTAATCTCAATAGCGCTACCATTAGTAAGTATTGGTGAAATTACAGAATAATAACAATTCATATGAAAGGATTTTAAATGAATACACAGGCACGTGCGGGATTTGGTTTAATGGAAATTTTAATTGTGATCGCAATTATGGGACTTATTGCCGCAATAGCTTTACCGAGACTCACCGGAAGTCTTGAAAAAGCACGAACAGACACCACAAGAGCATCATTAAAAAGCATACAAACTGCAC from Candidatus Babeliales bacterium harbors:
- a CDS encoding type II secretion system F family protein, encoding MALYFYQAYSKEGKTVNGQIDASSLQQVKEQLSRQGLFPISISSQAQGGVYASIQRLFARKVSTKEIILFSKQLAVMLRSGVPLLQALELLTDHFTGTLQTTIIKVKDEIKEGSSLADALKKYPQTFDSTYVQLVRAGEASGKLEKILERLTELLERRAVISGKIKEALLMPAIQLFVATAVVIFLMVKVVPTLGSTFESQGKELPGPTQFLMAISNFIVNYYLFLIIFIILTIVGFIYWRSTPSGKKTIDTIILRIPYIRYFARTSAVVQFSQTLGMLLESGVNLAESLDIVCHIINNRVLADALNEARDKIIKQGKIAQYLKQTKMFPPIAIYLIQTGEQTGKLDAMLLTVASNYEKELATEIDKMTTFFNVGLMFGMAIVVGFIVISIALPLVSIGEITE